ACggttaaaaaaatgaatgaactaaaataaaaggtatGGGCAAAGTAGAAGGGGAGGGGCTGGATGAtgtaagaataaaaatgttaatataatgAATTTAAAGTCTAAGTACTTAATACCAATTTAAAAACTGGCTGAATAATTCGATTGATTGACTGGAATTTGTATCCAAAAATAGTGGAGGCTTCCTGAGGCCACCTGCCTCACCCCTACAAACAAATGGTTTAATCCTTCTCagaatcagaaaaagaaaagagaaagaaagtaaaCAGGGCAGGCAAAACAGATATATTTCCTGAGTCCAACCAGTACTAACACAGTTTATTACACCAGGTCAcactggttgtttgtgtgtcgcAGATTCACAGTTGACTGATTGAACCAggacatgtttatttttccacatcAAGTCAGGTCCTGAACCACTTCTGCTGGTGACCCTTTACTATAAAAGTGCCATACAGATACACTGCTCACGTTGACAGGAAACAATAATTCAATAATAGGCTGATAACTAAGTTTTGAGGACATATTTTACACTAACCTCATGTCAGCCAGTGAAGGATCACACTcagacataaagacacacacacggaacaaGTTTTAAAGTGTGACATCATTTATTGGTAAATTTTTTGGTCACTGGTGTCATTCATCAGTGatatacacaacacattcaagtCGACTCTCCATAATAAACTACAGAATCTATATGTAATGAGCATAATGAGAACATatgatgatgtgtgttttataaatgtgactgtgttgctTGAGTCGGAACACTGAGCTTTTACATTCTAAACTAGCAAGACCGTTCTGGGGAAATGTGGCCATGGTGTTTAGTTTTTGATCATCACGGCGAGGGCTGTCACAAAAGTGACAAACTCCTTGAAGTCAACAACGCCATCACTGTCGTTATCCAGCATGGAGAAGAAATTGTCCACTACAGCCTCGTTGTTGCCCTGCAGAAAGAAAGTCAGGGGTTGTAAGAAAATTGTAAAACATTCGAGCAAAGAGGCAATTTTAGCTCTGTGTTGCAATGGGAGTCCATCTTTTGTACTTACTTTCTCAGGAAACTCATTACGTAGCAGTTCAGCAAGTTCTGCCTTGGTCAAAGTCTTGGATTGTCCGTCTTTTCCAGCGTATTTTTCAAAGGTGTCCGTGAGTAATGCAATTGCGTGGGTGAGTCCTGACATGGTGgctaaaatgagaaaatattgttGATTTAAATAGATTGATTGAACTAAACTAATTCTTTAGTTTATCAAGATACGAGATCGAGATACAATCAGGAATGTCTCTGCCCAATTAACTTCCTGTGTTTCATAAATGGACTTGATCCTTTTACAAACTGGTTTCAGCCCAcactaaattattattttgatttttctCAAGATTTTAGttctttaaaaaacttttaaacttttaaattaCTCCATACGGAAACATCAATGGCCTGAAACATCttactaataataattactaATTTCCCTATAACATTAACCATCAATATTCACAGGTTGAAATACTGAAGATTGACCCGACAgtccacacacaaaccacacccAGAAGCTCAATCATGTGTCTTATGCTACAAAATGCTGCACATAAGGAATCAAATATTGAGAAAGACCAGATCCAAAAAAGGTTTATCTTCAATAGTAAGAACAATAATCAATTGAAAGAAggattttaaaacatatttccacTTACCAAAGTTCTATGATAGCTTGTGTAGAGCCAAAGAGtggaagagagtgagagacgaGCACAgacccaaaccttttatagctTTATCAACACAACCCCCTACTCAAGTTACCAccgttccctctctctctagtTGCAGTTTTTTCTTCCTTACATCCCCCCCGGGTCTATCTTTCGAAATGTCATCAATGGAATTTACTCTTTTGTGGTTGTTGTGCTTTTTCTCTCAGGTATGCCTCTTTTAAACCAGTAAAACCAGAGCTGGTAAGCTGCTCAGTATATTTGCATGTAAGGATGAACAGAAAATGGATGCATGTCGTGTCATGTCATGTTGAAAGTATTGGTGGTCTATACAATCCCCTTTTAGTCAGCAAGACAGAGGAACATCAACTGTTTATGATGCTAATTCAAACATGGCCCATTTGAATCATTCTGTGAGAAAAGTTTCATAGTCTGTAATTtgagtgaatttacattttatttcatgaaactaaaataataaaggtGCTGAGGCACGgatgaatgaaacaacacatttgGTAATGAACatcatatatataatttttcttttcaataaaaAGCCACTAAGGCTTTATAGGATGAGTAAAGTTAGCATCTGTGAAATCTTTACAAAACTCTCCACTCAGTTATTCCACCCTGTCTTATTTTAAAATAGGAGCTATGAGTGTGTTCTTATCAGCTGCCACTGAATGAACGTGCTGGAAAACATCATGGAAAGACATTTTCTACAGAAGATGCTTTTGACTTGTTACAGCAAGAAAAGTGCAGAAGCTAATGTTAACAAAAGCTCAGTTCCATCCAGTGTCAGTGAGCCAGCATGCACAGAACCACAGAACCTAACACTTAATCAACCATTGTTATGTTGTTGATCACACCTGTTTTTCTGTCATGAGAAGTTGCATTGAAGGGACTTCAATGTAAGagttattattgatttattcaaggaaatacagttGGTATACGACACAGGAGTAGATAAGTAGGAGTTGCTTTTTGGGCAAACGATGCAAATGTCAAATTTGACATGCGTTTTGCTAATCACCATTAGAGCATCATTTACTCTGTcagcccgtgtgtgtgtgtgtgtgtgtgtgtgtagggggggaaTGTATCCATGGCTGCTGCTTTGTGACAGCAAACTATTATATTATAACACAAGGGGGCAGCATAGAAAAGACTACAGGAACATTAGGACATCTGTAGTGGATGATTCGTGAAACATAATGTTATAGTTTATACTTGTATAAATTTACATTAGGTTCACCATTAATAACCAAAATATGAatgagaatgaaaacatgaatgatTTTAGACATACCTCATGAAAGCCTGTGTATTTTTAAACTTAAGGATCACATGCAGACAAAAAGCTGTTTGCTTTTCTCTCAGGGTTGTTTCCTAATCTGTTTGTCTACAAACAGTGAAATAACAGTGACAAATAATAGGTAACAACGGGTCCTTAAATAATGAACTGTCACTTAAGTTCATATGTTGTATTGTCagacagaacaacacacacacacacacacacagaacaaaagtgttacatcatttatttcatgaaTTTTTTGGTCACTGGTGTCATTCATCAGTGatatacacaacacattcaaatcGACTCTCCATAATAAACTACAGAATCTATATATAATGAGTGTTTGACCAACTTTTCCTTCTCAGAACATatgatgatgtgtgttttataaatgtgactGTGTTGCCGGTTCAAGTCGGAACACTTCTGCGGAAATGTGGCCATGGTGATTATTTTTTGGTCATCACAGTGAGGGCTGTCACAAGAGCCATAAACTCCTTGAAGTCAACAACGCCATCTCCGTCGTCATCCAGCATGGAGAAGAAACTGTCCACTACAGCTTTGTTGTTGCCCTGCAGAAAGAATGTCAGGGGTTGTAAGAAAATTGTAAAACATTAGAGCAAAGAGGCATTCTCAGCTCTGTGTTGCAATAGGAGTCCATCTTTTTTACTTACTGCCTCAGGGAACTCACTACGGAGCAGTTCAGCAAGTTCTGCCTTTGACATTTGGGGCTTTCCGTCTTTTCCAGCATATTTGTCAAAGATATCCCCCATCAATTTCATGCATTCGCAGAGTCCCGGCATGGTGGctaaaaaggagaaaacacattGATTGAACTAAATTCATTCTTCATTCATTTCCCAATTCACTTCCAACGGCTCATAAatggacttaaaaaaaaaaaaatatatatatatatataaatggaaTTTGTAGATGATCTTTTCAATAAAAAGCCTCTAAGGCTTCATTAGGATGAGTAAAATTAGCATCTGTCAAATCTTAATGGTAAACAGAACAACAAGCTCCTATTTTAAAATAGGAGCCAATATAATATTTTGGGTGCTTGTCTTCCTTATAGATACAAAAAGCCAGTCCACATAATGTAAagcattacattttaatttgacgACATTTTGTAAGGTAAAGTTAAGGTTAGGATATGGTTAGCTAGTTAGTAGTAGCTGTGTTTTAGGTAAGAGTAAATGTCATTCACACTTTCTACAGACTATATCATGTCCATTCTTCTCCTTTGAGAACATACTGTTACTATCACAGTAAGTTAAATAGTCAAGTTTAATAGTCAAAATAATTCCAGCCGCAAGACCAGGGGAAATAGCATGGAAGTAAAAACATTAGCACAAGGGGGCAGCATAGAAAAGACTATGTCTGTAATTAGAGCATCTGTCATGAATTATGTGAATACAGTAAAAGTTTTAAATAAGATTAATAACTAAAATCTACATGAACAGGAAAAGATTATTGAAGAAATCctatttctgcttttctctcagGGTTGTTTCCTGATTTgtgtataaaatacaaaatgtgacaTAATAGTAACTCACTGAATTTCTATTAATTTCACTATAATATCTAACAAATACTGTATTTGTGCAACAGTGATAACAATATATACATCGGTTTACATACTGTTTCCCATACAGACTCTTCACTTCAGATCGAACCACACCCAGAAGCTAAATTCATGCATCTAATGCCACATAAAGCTACATATCAACTATTGGGttaacaaaatgcaaaaaaaatctttctttaAAGTATTCCACTCACCAAAGTTGTATGAAGATTTGTGTAGATCGAGAGGGTTGGAAGAAAGGGATTTGAGAGGAGACCACGGACACGGACCTTTTAAATGGAGTTCAACACCCTCTTTCCATGCCCCCACCCATCCTTCTCCCATTTTCCTCCTTttatctgctttttttcttcttccttcaaAACTGTTGAATCTCTTTCACATTTTTTAGTAAGTACATTTTTCTTAATTCATGTGACATTTTGCAGAGGGGAACATGACTTTTTACACTTTATGTCACTAGTTAGTTTGCATGCCTGatttctcatcaagatccataactTGTTCCTGGAGAATTTATCAAAAATGTTACCCTATCTCGCAATGTTGACGAGAGAAAAATaatttcctggatctgccccctcaTCTGGATCTGCACCCAACTTTAATGGGTTCCCCTGCCTCACTCTGCATTTTATAGGTTTTGCATAATCCctttaactaacaaacaaatggcaATGAAAGCGCAATTAATACACTGATACAGTGCATTACATTAAACTACCCAACAGAATATACATTATAACCTTAACAGCTGCATCATCAAAACACTGGGGTCTTCCAgatcattaaaatgcaaataaattgcatgtattttttcagattttatacTTCATGAGGAAAGGTTTAAAAAGTATAACAATTCAGATCGGGTGTTATTGCATAATTTGTACAGCATGGGCTCAAGAAGCTATCCAATGGATAATTGAGttagtaaaataaaaagcagcttGTAAATGAAAATGCCAGTGGAATTAATAAATCCCTCTTGAGTGAATCCTGCAATGTGAATTTGTGGACGTGGTCTTACTTTTGTAattttgtttacatttatacacatttacatttatgcTTTGTTTTCCATAGGATGTATGTATTCATGGTGAAGTTTAGGGGATTAAAGAGATTCAGTCAAATTCATAAATCAATGTGCAATTTCTTTTACTAATTCCAGTTTATGTTTCACTGAAATGACCCTTAACCAGTTTCAAACTTTTGTGATTGTATTGCTGcttgtcttttctttgaatcAACAATCTGAACTTGCCTATGTTCACACAGGCAACATTTTGCAACTGTGTaagtgagaagaaaacaaaaaagacaaggGTGGGATGCCATGATTCATTGGCAGAGAATGTTTGTGTCTCTAATGCTGGTGATGTCCTCCCACATGAGAACAGACCTCAATACCTCAGggcacagacaaaaacatctgGCGCAACGTACCGGCTCATTGTATGGGCAATACAATACATTGTTGCCACAGGTTCAGAATAATTAACCCATTTGCAGTCAGGATTCTGTCAACACACAAAGGATCATGATGTTCACCCAGAATGTGAGTGGTTTTGTGAGTTCCTCCGCTGAAACGCAGCTGCTTGTGGTTTGTTGTCCTAATTAGAGGAGCAGTGCAAAGTCTCAAACATTCTCCAAACCCACTCTGGGAAGGATTCTGTGTGAAACTGTCCTAACTGTACCACTATTACTAACTAAGGTTTGAGTAGCAAACTTAcacaaaacacaggaaacaattAGCAGGAATGCACCATCTTTACTGTATTAAATGGTTTCCTTGATTTTAGAATACAGCCGCTCCCTCAATTTGATCCTGAGTGAAATCTACTGGATGGATTGCCTTTTAAAGTTTGTACAGTCATTGATTAAAATAtggagtttcctttttttacatGCATAGCTCCTGAAACTTAAACCAAAGTATGCCGTCTCAATCCAAAATCTACATTTTTCATGAAGAAATGAAGTTTAGTGAAATGCAGTGGGAGGGTACGGCTCTGTGTTTTGGACAAAACAGGCATTGAGCTCTCCGCCCCTCTGTTGCTAACATGGCCAAAAAAACTTTCCACGACAACTCAGtgcctgggtgtgtgtgtgtgtgtgtgtgtgtgtgtgtggggtgtgtgtgtgtgcttgcaaaTATGTGTTTGGTTACCCTGAGCAGAGAATTTCACAGAGGAAGCAGCTAAATTACTTCATGAATCACTGATTTCAGTGGCtgtaatgaaagaaagaaagaaagatataCTTCCGGGTTTTTTGTCTTTGGATTCCTGTAAGAAACACATGCAGCCATTTTACATTGCTTGATCTAAAAAGCTCGTAGCCATCAAGCAGATCCACTTGCGCAACACTGCAATCCTGTTCATTATAGTTTATGATGGTCTGGCTCAGTATTCCTGGTTGGTAGATGAGAACTAGAGCTTGGTTCTCTTGGCAGTTGTGTGGTTTTAACcaaaaaaacatctgctgtTGTTCCTACAAAGCTTAGTTTACAATGAGTTTCTCTTGGCCACCAGGAAATATGAGACGTTAAGAGTGCAACACAATGGACTAAATATTTGCACAGTGCACgtctccttctttgtccttcagTGATCTCTGGTTTCACAAAGTTTCTGTGTTGTCAGTTTGCATCATTTCTGTTAATGCTGAATCTCTTACTGACAAAACTGCtcctgtaaaacaaacaaacctttgaTAATTTGACTTTTTGCATTGTATTATTAAGTTCTATCTTCATTTTTACTGCAGTGTGTCGTAGGAGAAGAATGCGAGCTGTAATGAAACTCACTGAAACGCTCAAGAAGCTAAAGCCTCCAGGCTTTTGTACTTTACAGAGAATCACAGcttttcctctcacacacagacaatgtgGTGTAACTGTGGGGTGCTGCTGATATTACAACCTGAGTTTTGGCTGTTTGCTGGATCATCTGATGAACAGAATGAGGGTCTGGCTTTAGTTAGAGTCTCTGACTGTTTAGCTGTGTCTCAAATCAAgggctgcatcctttggaggATGCATTTGAAGACCGAATTTATCTCAGCAGTGCACCTAGGATGCATCCTTTCATTACCAAGAAACTAAGGCTCcaatgggtggatccttcccagcccaacctatcccaggattcactgCTCTTCAGTGATGTTTTTCAAACAGGTAATGGCACCGGCAAGTGACGACAAATCCAACGCTTGAGTATCATGCTGCAACCAAACCGAACAGCTGATggtaaacatgtttaaaaaaaccaaggggcattaaaactttctagTTGTGTCCAAATTCAGCCTGTTTCCTCGGCAACAGCAAAAGGGATGGGATGAGCCGGTGATGCTGAACACAGAaagcctctgtagaccagaccgtctcaCTTTAGTTAAGCTTTCATGatcaaaacatgcaaacactttTTTCTAAGCCAGTTTAGCCACACCCAGTGCTTTCTGGTGAAAGCCTCAGCAGAGCGGATGAAGCCCTGTCCCAAATCCCACCCAAGGGTGGTGGCTTCATCTAAACTAGTTTGGAAAAATATACGCAGCTGGTTGGGCTGCTGCGTGTCCGGGTGCTTCCCTCTGGTGGGGAAGAGCTGAATCAGACAAACTGTTTCTTTAAGAAACTTCAAACCTCTTACAGCTGCAGTGAAACTTCATTCTTCAGAGatagattgtgtgtgttttcttgtcagCAGTGAGAGGAGATGATTTTCATCTGCGTGTTTAGTGGAGACATGTTCCAGCAGCACAGGAAGCAGAAGAGAAGTTTACTAAAACATGCATTTGCTTAATTTACCCGTGTGTCATCTCTGCAGGTCTTCAGTATTAATTATATGTCTTTGTGGAGCAGAACAGACATTAGAGATAATTCATGCTTTCACTACTTTTGTTCTAACTTCTGGAACCAGTCATTTGGGCCCCTCTCAGACCACTTATTAACTTAATGGGTTTGAGTAAAATATGTTAGAGGAGGATTCATGTCATTATATATATTGTGCTTTGtatcaaacatttaaactgcCCGGCAGATTTCCCTATATTCTGCAGAGAGTGTCTTTAATGGTGGCATCACATTTCTTCCAGTGTCACATAATATTTAGTGGTAATGCAGAGCCTGTAAACACAAACCTTTGAGCTTCCTATTTGTTGGACCAGCACACAAGTAAAGTGGTTAACACAAGTATCAATCTTGACAAATTCAGTATTATTGTAAGACAGCTAAAATGCTAGAATCATGCTGCTTCATGCTCttatacaacaacaactgttGAACCTGTCAAACGTCCTGTGACAGTGCAGCAGACTTCTAAGGCACCAAGGCCTGTAGCTCACCCCCTCCATTTCTGCCTGTGCTGTGTCTATGACTtgtcttttcttgtctttgtgGATGATGAGAGGTTGATCCCCGAATGTGGTGGATCTAAGTGCAGACCTGCTTTCATCATGACTTGTCTAGCTTGCTCCTCACCTGAATGCAGTCACTTTATGAGAATATTACACTGCATGTCTTTATCTTGATGCCTGCGACCTCCAAGAGTGGGTGTTTGACACACCTATACATAGAAATAAACTGATTGCGAATCATGCTTATTTGTAGAACTCTCATCCAGTCCCAACAAACCAGCTTCACCAGTCCCTTTGTGTGACACTGTAATTAGAGCACAGAGCAACTGGTGAAGCTGTTTGTACACAGATAAAATATTCATCATCGCTCTGAGGATGGCACAAcagtcccttaaattcaatgaagctgcaccaaatttcacaaaccCATAAgtatcagtttcctaaatgtgcctgattaaTTTTATTAAGATTCATGACTTATTCCCTgtaaaaatggtgaaaatgttgaaacacGCCCTGTCTCACAatggtgaagaaaaacattcttGGATCCGCCCCCTCATCTGGATCCACACAAAGGTTTATAGGTTCTTTCCCGACCATTCTGCATCCATTCAACCAAGTTTTATAGAAATCTGTccagttatttttattaatctTATGTAAAATACAGGCAAACGGAGAGAGGTGGAAACGTTAACTCTTGGTGGAATCTCTTGGTGGAGTTGTGGCATGAGGATATTTTCACTGATCtcagccatgtttgtttttctcccacacacagtgGCACTGAATATGACTGCACATGCAGTGATTGTGACAAACATGCAAAGGAACCCACAACACattcaattatatatttttattctttcttatAGTGAGGAACAATGAACGTCACATGTCTTGTCTCATTTGTCTTCAATTTACTTTCCACAGCCTGCGTCTTTGCCTGTCTTCTTGTTGTAGCCGCATTTTGCCATGCAAGACACTTTCTGGAGATACTCATCGAAGTCCATGTTTCCCT
This region of Paralichthys olivaceus isolate ysfri-2021 chromosome 13, ASM2471397v2, whole genome shotgun sequence genomic DNA includes:
- the LOC109633175 gene encoding protein S100-G-like, whose protein sequence is MGEGWVGAWKEGVELHLKGPCPWSPLKSLSSNPLDLHKSSYNFATMPGLCECMKLMGDIFDKYAGKDGKPQMSKAELAELLRSEFPEAGNNKAVVDSFFSMLDDDGDGVVDFKEFMALVTALTVMTKK